The following are encoded together in the Actinoplanes sp. N902-109 genome:
- a CDS encoding 3-oxoacyl-ACP reductase, which translates to MERLQDRVAVITGAGSGIGLATARRFAAEGAKVVCVDISPDAGKSAADEVGGEFVACDVSDEEAVRALFDGVAERHGRVDIAFNNAGISPPDDDSILVTGIDAWERVLKVNTTSVFFCCKYAIPHMQRQGKGSIINTASFVALLGAATSQIAYTASKGGVLAMTRELGVQFAREGIRINALCPGPVATPLLMELFAKDPERAARRLVHVPMGRFAEPEEIAAAVAFLASDDASFMTAAQFVVDGGITGAYVTPL; encoded by the coding sequence GTGGAGCGTTTGCAAGATCGGGTCGCGGTGATCACCGGTGCCGGGAGCGGCATCGGGCTGGCCACGGCCCGCCGGTTCGCCGCGGAGGGCGCCAAGGTCGTCTGCGTGGACATCTCGCCCGATGCGGGCAAGTCGGCCGCCGACGAGGTGGGCGGCGAGTTCGTGGCGTGCGACGTCAGCGACGAGGAGGCGGTGCGGGCGCTGTTCGACGGGGTTGCCGAGCGGCACGGCCGGGTCGACATCGCGTTCAACAACGCCGGCATCTCCCCGCCGGACGACGACTCGATCCTGGTCACCGGGATCGACGCCTGGGAGCGGGTGCTCAAGGTCAACACCACCAGCGTCTTCTTCTGCTGCAAGTACGCCATCCCGCACATGCAGCGGCAGGGCAAGGGCTCGATCATCAACACGGCGTCGTTCGTGGCGCTGCTCGGGGCCGCGACGTCGCAGATCGCCTACACCGCCAGCAAGGGCGGGGTGCTGGCGATGACCCGGGAGCTCGGGGTGCAGTTCGCCCGCGAGGGCATCCGGATCAACGCGCTGTGCCCGGGCCCGGTGGCCACGCCGCTGCTGATGGAGTTGTTCGCCAAGGATCCCGAGCGGGCCGCGCGGCGGCTGGTGCACGTGCCGATGGGCCGGTTCGCCGAGCCGGAGGAGATCGCCGCCGCGGTGGCGTTCCTGGCGAGCGACGACGCATCGTTCATGACCGCTGCCCAGTTCGTCGTCGACGGTGGCATCACCGGGGCCTATGTGACCCCGCTCTGA
- a CDS encoding SpoIIE family protein phosphatase has product MGDGLPGQLRTAFERGGEMGRRMRELDWAATPLGEPAQWPAELVHAVATMLASKAQIVVFWGPQYCALYNDAYIPTMGSKHPDHLGRPGSEMWAETWDVLQDLFDGVVTRDEAFWAADYPFLLERHGFLEETYFDISYDPVRLVDGTVGGVFCIVSDTTRRVLGDRRVRTLSRLSALLADSPDQAALGAQVARVLGENDADVPFAALYLDDPAEPAKLMLAGACGLPPTACWPLSEVAGQAVERAVRTGKPGTVAALDVAHPPPSSAAPEALVLPVGVGTGAVGALVVGVSRFLAMDDGYRDFFTLATAQISRAVANLRAYEQERRRAAELAALDAAKTNFFSNVSHEFRTPLTLILGPMEDLLDLPELDPAVRERLEPMQRNGQRLLKLVNTVLDFSRLESGRLRAAYRPTDLSDYTARLAATFRSATERAGLALDVDCPPLSAPVYVDREMWEKIVFNLLSNAVKFTPAGGITVRLRERHGSAVLEVQDTGVGVSAEEQQLLFDRFHRVTGAWSRSHEGTGIGLALVRELAELHSGTATATSEPGVGSTFRVAVPLGTTHLAADRIVSERTEATLDDQARLYVEEAHWWLGESTAPESAPTTPGTVQPARQGRVLVADDNADLRDHLVRLLRPSWEVVAVNDGQEALERARDEQFDLILTDVMMPRLDGFGLIKALRADERTRDLPILVLSARAGEESAVEGLSAGADDYLVKPFSARDLIARVRANLELGQLRRQIISRLRGLVDAAAAVNTVRTTAEVLDVAARHVRAMTSAGRVVLTAPGARAEVDGGASDSARPDTVLPLPDTAGATLGELNVWSGADGPAEPAVLAQLARLIGLRLENARLYEAEHRIASTLQHSLLPQSLPRVPGAIVASRYLPGSTEAEVGGDWYDVILAPGDQLFLVIGDVVGKGVQAAAGMGQLRNALRAYILEGFDCGEALTRLNRLVDNLGRRQFATVVCVRFDPRTRELHYSSAGHPSPLIAAPGEEGEFLYTSALGPPVGALAQSVYPTRRTTLGPGQRLLLYTDGLVEDRRQGIDTGFAEIRADLAKPVDHVEDLLDTLLSKAAVRPRRDDIALLALQATEPREFVLRLPADPTRLSVLRRRLEDFLTAHDVPESDVFDLTVAVSEAAANAIEHPVEPAEPVIIVEVVVDDDAVLATVRDTGSWRPAGGPGFRGRGLALIGALSELSVARSEEGTAVTLRRPISRS; this is encoded by the coding sequence ATGGGCGACGGCCTGCCGGGGCAGCTCCGGACGGCGTTCGAACGCGGCGGGGAGATGGGCCGCCGGATGCGCGAGCTCGATTGGGCCGCCACCCCGTTGGGGGAGCCGGCGCAGTGGCCGGCCGAGCTCGTCCACGCCGTCGCCACGATGCTCGCTTCGAAAGCGCAGATCGTCGTCTTCTGGGGGCCGCAGTACTGCGCGCTCTACAACGACGCCTACATCCCGACGATGGGCAGCAAGCACCCCGATCATCTCGGCCGTCCCGGCAGCGAGATGTGGGCCGAGACCTGGGACGTGCTGCAGGACCTGTTCGACGGGGTGGTGACGCGCGACGAGGCGTTCTGGGCCGCCGACTACCCGTTCCTGCTGGAACGGCACGGGTTCCTGGAAGAGACCTACTTCGACATCTCGTACGACCCCGTCCGGCTGGTCGACGGTACGGTCGGCGGGGTGTTCTGCATCGTCAGCGACACCACCCGGCGGGTGCTCGGCGACCGGCGGGTGCGCACGCTGAGCCGGCTGTCCGCACTGCTGGCCGACTCGCCCGACCAGGCCGCGCTCGGCGCGCAGGTGGCCCGGGTGCTGGGGGAGAACGACGCGGACGTGCCGTTCGCCGCGCTCTACCTCGACGACCCCGCCGAGCCGGCGAAGCTGATGCTGGCCGGCGCGTGCGGGCTGCCGCCGACCGCGTGCTGGCCGCTGAGCGAGGTCGCGGGTCAGGCCGTCGAACGCGCGGTCCGCACCGGCAAGCCGGGCACTGTGGCGGCCCTGGACGTGGCCCATCCGCCGCCCTCGTCGGCCGCGCCGGAGGCGTTGGTGCTGCCGGTGGGCGTGGGCACCGGTGCCGTGGGGGCGCTGGTGGTGGGCGTGAGCCGCTTCCTCGCCATGGACGACGGTTACCGCGACTTCTTCACCCTGGCCACGGCGCAGATCTCCCGGGCGGTCGCCAACCTGCGGGCGTACGAGCAGGAGCGCCGGCGGGCCGCCGAGCTGGCGGCGCTCGACGCGGCCAAGACCAACTTCTTCTCGAACGTCAGTCACGAGTTCCGCACCCCGCTGACGCTGATCCTGGGTCCGATGGAGGACCTGCTCGACCTGCCGGAGCTGGACCCGGCGGTGCGGGAGCGGCTCGAGCCGATGCAGCGCAACGGGCAGCGGCTGCTCAAGCTGGTCAACACCGTGCTGGACTTCTCCCGGCTGGAGTCCGGGCGGTTGCGGGCGGCGTACCGGCCGACCGACCTGTCCGACTACACCGCCCGGCTGGCCGCCACGTTCCGGTCCGCCACCGAGCGGGCCGGGCTGGCGCTGGACGTGGACTGCCCGCCGCTGTCCGCGCCGGTCTACGTCGACCGGGAGATGTGGGAGAAGATCGTCTTCAACCTGCTGTCCAACGCGGTCAAGTTCACCCCGGCCGGCGGCATCACCGTACGGCTGCGGGAGCGTCACGGTTCCGCGGTGCTGGAGGTGCAGGACACCGGCGTCGGGGTCAGCGCCGAGGAGCAGCAGTTGCTGTTCGACCGGTTCCACCGGGTCACCGGCGCCTGGTCCCGCAGCCACGAGGGCACGGGCATCGGTCTGGCGCTCGTGCGGGAGCTGGCCGAGCTGCACTCCGGCACCGCCACGGCCACCAGCGAGCCGGGCGTGGGCAGCACGTTCCGGGTGGCCGTCCCGCTCGGCACCACGCACCTGGCCGCCGACCGCATCGTCAGCGAGCGCACCGAGGCGACGCTCGACGACCAGGCCCGGCTGTACGTCGAGGAAGCGCACTGGTGGCTCGGCGAGTCCACCGCACCGGAGTCGGCGCCCACCACCCCCGGCACCGTGCAGCCGGCGCGGCAGGGCCGGGTGCTGGTCGCCGATGACAACGCCGACCTGCGCGACCACCTGGTCCGGCTGCTGCGGCCGTCCTGGGAGGTGGTCGCGGTCAACGACGGTCAGGAAGCCCTCGAACGGGCCCGCGACGAGCAGTTCGACCTGATCCTCACCGACGTGATGATGCCCCGGCTGGACGGCTTCGGGCTGATCAAGGCGTTGCGGGCCGACGAGCGGACCCGGGACCTGCCGATCCTGGTGCTGTCCGCCCGGGCCGGCGAGGAGTCCGCGGTCGAGGGCCTGAGCGCGGGTGCCGACGACTATCTGGTCAAGCCGTTCTCGGCCCGCGACCTCATCGCCCGGGTGCGCGCCAACCTGGAGCTGGGTCAGCTGCGCCGGCAGATCATCAGCCGGCTGCGCGGGCTGGTCGACGCGGCGGCGGCCGTCAACACCGTGCGCACCACCGCCGAGGTGCTCGACGTCGCCGCCCGGCACGTACGGGCGATGACCTCGGCGGGCCGGGTCGTGCTCACCGCACCGGGCGCCCGCGCCGAGGTCGACGGGGGCGCGTCCGACTCCGCCCGGCCGGACACCGTGCTGCCGCTGCCGGACACCGCCGGAGCGACGCTGGGCGAGCTGAACGTGTGGTCCGGTGCCGACGGTCCGGCCGAGCCGGCGGTGCTGGCCCAGCTGGCCCGCCTCATCGGGCTGCGGCTGGAGAACGCCCGGCTCTACGAGGCCGAGCACCGCATCGCCAGCACGCTGCAGCACAGCCTGCTGCCGCAGTCGCTGCCGCGGGTGCCCGGTGCCATCGTGGCCAGCCGCTACCTGCCCGGCAGCACCGAGGCCGAGGTCGGTGGTGACTGGTACGACGTCATCCTCGCGCCTGGTGACCAGCTGTTCCTGGTGATCGGGGACGTGGTGGGCAAGGGGGTGCAGGCAGCCGCCGGCATGGGGCAGCTGCGCAACGCACTCCGGGCGTACATCCTGGAGGGTTTCGACTGCGGCGAGGCCCTGACCCGGCTCAACCGGCTGGTGGACAACCTGGGGCGACGGCAGTTCGCCACGGTGGTGTGCGTGCGCTTCGACCCGCGCACCCGGGAGCTGCACTACTCCTCGGCCGGGCATCCGTCACCGCTGATCGCGGCCCCGGGCGAGGAGGGCGAGTTCCTGTACACCTCGGCCCTCGGCCCGCCGGTCGGCGCGCTGGCCCAGTCGGTCTACCCCACCCGGCGGACCACCCTGGGGCCCGGTCAGCGGCTGCTGCTCTACACCGACGGCCTGGTGGAGGACAGGCGCCAGGGCATCGACACGGGCTTCGCCGAGATCCGCGCCGATCTGGCCAAACCGGTCGACCACGTCGAGGACCTGCTGGACACCCTGCTGAGCAAGGCCGCCGTGCGACCCCGGCGCGACGACATCGCGTTGCTGGCGCTGCAGGCCACCGAGCCCCGGGAGTTCGTGCTGCGGCTGCCGGCCGACCCCACCCGGCTCAGCGTGCTGCGCCGCCGGCTGGAGGATTTCCTCACCGCCCATGACGTGCCCGAGAGCGATGTCTTCGATCTGACAGTCGCGGTGTCCGAAGCGGCAGCCAACGCGATCGAGCACCCGGTCGAGCCGGCCGAGCCGGTGATCATCGTCGAGGTGGTGGTGGACGACGACGCGGTGCTGGCGACCGTACGCGACACCGGCAGCTGGCGCCCGGCCGGCGGACCCGGTTTCCGGGGCCGGGGCCTGGCCCTGATCGGCGCGCTGTCGGAATTGTCGGTGGCCCGCTCGGAGGAGGGCACCGCCGTGACGTTGCGACGGCCGATCAGCCGGTCGTGA
- a CDS encoding glutamine synthetase family protein: MDLEDLAVAVDNGSIDTVLLALTDMQGRLQGKRLHGRYFMDEVVGSGSEGCNYLLAVDVDMNTVEGYALSSWHSGYGDFVMKPDFRTLRRVPWQPGTAMVLADLETTDGQAVYASPRQILRRQLDRLAERGLTAYAGTELEFLLVKDTYEQAWAKNYRDLVPANQYNVDYSLLGTARVEPLLRRIRNEMAGAGLVPESAKGECNLGQHEIAFRYTDALACADHHVIYKNGAKEIAAQEGMALTFMAKPNEREGNSCHIHFSLRDADGQSAMLGDGPAHLSVTGRQVLAGLLATMREFSLLFAPNINSYKRYQPGSFAPTALRWGVDNRTCALRIAGHGQGMRVENRVPGGDVNPYLAIAALVAGALHGIEHELSLEDELKGNAYEDSSAPRVPTTLREALELWERSPVASSAFGDEVVAHYANMAKVELTAFEAAVTDWELRRGFERL; the protein is encoded by the coding sequence ATGGATCTCGAGGACCTCGCCGTCGCGGTCGACAACGGCAGCATCGACACCGTCCTGCTTGCGCTCACCGACATGCAGGGGCGGCTGCAAGGCAAGCGCCTGCACGGCCGCTACTTCATGGACGAGGTGGTGGGCAGCGGCAGCGAGGGTTGCAACTACCTGCTCGCCGTCGATGTCGACATGAACACCGTCGAGGGCTACGCGCTGTCGTCGTGGCACAGCGGCTACGGCGACTTCGTCATGAAACCCGATTTCCGTACGTTGCGCCGGGTGCCCTGGCAGCCGGGCACGGCCATGGTCCTCGCCGATCTGGAGACCACCGACGGTCAGGCCGTCTACGCCTCGCCGCGGCAGATCCTGCGCCGCCAGCTCGACCGGCTCGCCGAGCGCGGGCTCACGGCGTACGCGGGCACGGAACTGGAATTCTTGCTTGTCAAGGACACGTACGAGCAGGCGTGGGCCAAGAACTACCGCGATCTCGTCCCGGCCAATCAGTACAACGTCGACTACTCGCTGCTCGGCACTGCCCGGGTCGAGCCGTTGCTGCGCCGCATCCGCAACGAGATGGCCGGGGCCGGGCTGGTCCCGGAGAGCGCCAAGGGTGAGTGCAATCTCGGCCAGCACGAGATCGCCTTCCGCTACACCGACGCGCTGGCCTGCGCCGATCACCACGTGATCTACAAGAACGGCGCCAAGGAGATCGCCGCGCAGGAGGGCATGGCGCTGACCTTCATGGCCAAGCCGAACGAGCGGGAGGGCAATTCCTGCCACATCCACTTCTCGCTGCGGGACGCCGACGGGCAGTCGGCGATGCTCGGCGACGGGCCGGCCCATCTGTCGGTCACCGGCCGGCAGGTGCTCGCCGGGTTGCTCGCCACCATGCGCGAGTTCAGCCTGCTGTTCGCGCCGAACATCAACTCCTACAAGCGCTACCAGCCTGGTTCCTTCGCGCCGACGGCATTGCGCTGGGGGGTCGACAACCGGACCTGTGCGCTGCGCATCGCCGGGCACGGCCAGGGCATGCGGGTGGAAAACCGGGTGCCGGGCGGCGACGTCAACCCCTATCTGGCCATCGCGGCGCTGGTCGCGGGGGCGCTGCACGGGATCGAGCACGAGCTCAGCCTGGAGGACGAGCTCAAGGGCAATGCGTACGAGGACAGCTCAGCGCCCCGGGTGCCCACGACATTGCGTGAGGCCCTGGAGTTGTGGGAGCGCAGTCCGGTTGCCTCGTCGGCATTCGGCGACGAAGTCGTGGCGCACTACGCCAACATGGCAAAGGTGGAGCTGACCGCTTTCGAGGCGGCGGTGACCGACTGGGAGCTGCGACGGGGATTTGAAAGGCTGTGA
- a CDS encoding aldehyde dehydrogenase, translating to MDSFDVINPATGGLLEAVPLHGVAETDAAIERAQRAFESWRQVAPGDRARLLRRFAAVVDEHVEELAQLEVANAGHTIGNARWEAGNVRDVLDYYAAAPERLSGRQIPVAGGLDVTFHEPLGVVGIIVPWNFPMPIAGWGLGPALAAGNTVVLKPAELTPLTALRLAELALVAGLPEGVFTVLPGRGDVVGQRFVTHPAVRKVCFTGSTRVGKAVMAGCAEQVKRVTLELGGKNANIVFADADLEKAAASAPGGVFDNAGQDCCARSRLLVQDTVYDRFLALLEPAVKAFRVADPRLDTAEMGPLISAAHRDKVASYTAEGEVAFSGSAPGGDGWWFPPTVLLARSPADRHWREEVFGPVLSVLPFHDEQEAVALANDTDYGLSGSIWTRDLGRALRVSRGVDSGNLSVNSHSSVRYWTPFGGMKQSGFGRELGPDAVLGFTDVKNVFINTES from the coding sequence GTGGACAGCTTCGACGTGATCAATCCCGCAACCGGTGGCCTGCTCGAGGCCGTGCCCTTGCACGGGGTGGCCGAGACCGACGCGGCGATCGAGCGGGCGCAGCGGGCCTTCGAGTCGTGGCGGCAGGTGGCACCGGGTGACCGGGCGCGGCTGCTGCGCCGGTTCGCGGCGGTCGTCGACGAGCATGTCGAGGAGCTCGCCCAGCTCGAGGTCGCCAACGCCGGGCACACCATCGGCAACGCGCGCTGGGAGGCGGGCAACGTCCGGGACGTCCTCGACTACTACGCGGCGGCGCCCGAGCGGCTGAGCGGCCGGCAGATCCCGGTGGCCGGTGGGCTCGACGTGACGTTCCACGAGCCGTTGGGCGTGGTCGGCATCATCGTGCCGTGGAACTTCCCGATGCCGATCGCCGGCTGGGGTCTCGGGCCGGCGCTGGCCGCGGGCAACACCGTCGTGCTCAAGCCGGCCGAGCTGACCCCGTTGACCGCGCTGCGGCTGGCTGAGCTTGCCCTGGTGGCGGGGCTGCCGGAGGGCGTGTTCACCGTACTGCCCGGCCGGGGTGACGTGGTGGGGCAGCGGTTCGTCACCCATCCGGCGGTGCGCAAGGTCTGCTTCACCGGCTCGACCCGGGTCGGCAAGGCGGTCATGGCGGGCTGCGCCGAGCAGGTCAAGCGGGTGACCCTCGAGCTCGGCGGCAAGAACGCCAACATCGTCTTCGCCGACGCCGACCTGGAGAAGGCCGCTGCGAGCGCGCCCGGTGGCGTCTTCGACAACGCCGGGCAGGACTGCTGCGCACGGTCGCGGCTGCTGGTCCAGGACACCGTCTACGACCGGTTCCTCGCCCTGCTCGAACCGGCCGTCAAGGCTTTCCGGGTGGCGGATCCGCGGCTGGACACGGCCGAGATGGGCCCGCTGATCTCGGCAGCGCACCGGGACAAGGTCGCGTCGTACACGGCCGAGGGCGAGGTGGCCTTCAGTGGCTCGGCGCCCGGCGGGGACGGGTGGTGGTTCCCGCCCACGGTGCTGCTCGCGCGTTCGCCGGCCGACCGGCACTGGCGCGAGGAGGTGTTCGGCCCGGTGCTCTCGGTGCTGCCGTTCCACGACGAGCAGGAGGCGGTCGCCTTGGCCAACGACACCGACTACGGGCTCTCGGGCTCGATCTGGACCCGGGATCTGGGCCGGGCGTTGCGGGTGTCGCGGGGGGTCGACAGCGGCAACCTCAGCGTCAACTCGCACTCGTCGGTGCGCTACTGGACGCCGTTCGGTGGCATGAAGCAGTCCGGGTTCGGCCGTGAGCTGGGGCCGGACGCGGTGCTCGGCTTCACCGACGTCAAGAACGTGTTCATCAACACCGAGAGCTGA
- a CDS encoding gamma-glutamyl-gamma-aminobutyrate hydrolase family protein → MRPVIGITTYVEPATWGVWHDLPTALIPHDYVAAVSQAGGRAVLLPPDDMDVDVLRLLDGLVLSGGADLAPALYGAEPQPLTVTRPDRDTAEMLLARAALAAGLPVLGVCRGMQLLTVAAGGSLHQHLPDVLGHEGHRPAPAVYGQQEVTFTPGSRIAGLMGDERAVHCYHHQGVADPGSLTVSGRTADGLVEAVEDPAKPFLLGVQWHPEVIRDKRIFGALVTAASKG, encoded by the coding sequence ATGCGCCCTGTCATCGGCATCACCACCTATGTGGAGCCCGCCACGTGGGGGGTCTGGCACGACCTGCCCACGGCTCTGATCCCGCACGACTACGTGGCGGCGGTCAGCCAGGCCGGTGGGCGGGCCGTCCTGCTGCCGCCGGATGACATGGACGTCGATGTGCTGCGGCTGCTCGACGGTCTGGTGCTGTCCGGCGGTGCCGATCTGGCGCCCGCGCTCTACGGTGCCGAGCCGCAACCGCTCACCGTCACCCGGCCCGACCGCGACACCGCCGAGATGCTGCTGGCCCGCGCCGCGCTGGCCGCCGGCCTGCCGGTGCTGGGCGTCTGCCGCGGCATGCAGCTGCTGACCGTGGCGGCCGGCGGCAGCCTGCACCAGCATCTGCCCGACGTCCTGGGGCACGAGGGGCACCGGCCGGCGCCCGCGGTCTACGGGCAGCAGGAGGTCACGTTCACGCCGGGCAGCCGCATCGCGGGGTTGATGGGCGACGAGCGGGCCGTGCATTGTTACCACCATCAGGGCGTCGCGGATCCCGGTTCGCTCACCGTTTCCGGGCGTACGGCCGACGGGCTCGTGGAAGCCGTCGAGGACCCGGCCAAGCCCTTTCTGCTCGGCGTGCAGTGGCACCCCGAAGTGATCCGCGACAAACGCATCTTCGGGGCATTGGTAACAGCTGCCTCTAAAGGGTGA
- a CDS encoding gamma-glutamyl-gamma-aminobutyrate hydrolase family protein gives MRRPLIGLTSYAQNVQYNGNDQMVGMLPISYVKAVHVTGGRAVLITPDDPGTDVLESLDGIVFAGGGDVDPARYGVAPHPATDPDGPRDTSELMLMRAALDMGLPVLGVCRGMQVMAVATGGSLVQHLPDVIGHERHRAAPGTDPLAADAAAFGRHDVVLQEGSAARALLGAHLTVNSFHHQAVDDPGAFTVSGWCPEDRVVEIIEDRDRGFALGVQWHPERTGDLRVFAALAEAAARRSGLSLPEEETRRAA, from the coding sequence ATGCGCAGACCCTTGATCGGGCTCACCTCGTACGCCCAGAACGTGCAGTACAACGGCAACGACCAGATGGTCGGGATGTTGCCGATCTCCTACGTCAAAGCGGTGCATGTTACGGGTGGTCGCGCCGTGCTGATCACCCCCGACGATCCGGGGACCGACGTGCTGGAGTCGCTCGACGGCATCGTGTTCGCCGGCGGCGGGGACGTCGACCCGGCCCGCTACGGTGTCGCCCCGCACCCGGCGACCGACCCCGACGGCCCGCGCGACACCTCCGAGCTGATGCTGATGCGCGCCGCGCTGGACATGGGCCTGCCGGTGCTCGGGGTGTGCCGGGGCATGCAGGTCATGGCCGTGGCCACCGGCGGTTCGCTGGTGCAGCACCTGCCCGACGTGATCGGTCATGAACGGCACCGGGCCGCGCCGGGCACCGATCCGCTGGCCGCCGATGCCGCCGCGTTCGGCCGGCACGACGTGGTGCTGCAGGAGGGGTCGGCCGCCCGGGCGCTGCTCGGCGCGCACCTGACCGTCAACTCGTTCCACCATCAGGCGGTCGACGACCCGGGCGCGTTCACGGTCAGCGGCTGGTGCCCGGAGGACCGGGTCGTGGAGATCATCGAGGATCGTGACCGTGGGTTCGCGCTCGGCGTGCAGTGGCATCCCGAACGCACCGGCGATCTGCGCGTGTTCGCCGCGCTGGCGGAGGCCGCGGCCCGCCGCTCCGGCCTCAGCCTGCCGGAGGAGGAGACCCGCCGGGCCGCCTGA
- a CDS encoding amino acid permease — MSADPVPSTDEERLAQLGYQQELHRRLSGFSNFAVSFSIISILAGAITSYGIAMTAGGPIAITLGWLFVGVMVTFVALAMAEVCSAYPTAGALYWWAAALAKRRKAAWAWFVGWFNFLGEVAVTAAIDFGAAITTAAFLGLTFDMTVTAGRTFLIFLVIIVVHGLLNTFGVSLVRLLSDVSAWWHLVGVAVIVGVLAIVPDSHKPLSEVFTEVHNSTGFGFAGAGAYAVLIGLLMAQYTYTGYDASAHVAEETHDAARAAPRGIVMSVVVSVIAGFVLLVAITWSIQDYAAEQATDLGLPPAQIFIDAVGHDLGTFLLFICMVAQWFCGMASVTANSRMAYAFARDGALPGSRWWKQVNPRTGTPTNSIWLCVTISTILVLPSLWNTTAYLAATSIAVIGLYIAYVGPVLLRRLNPDFQPGPWHLGRWSAPIGWLAIGWVVVICVLFVLPTASPITASTFNYTIVAVLVVVGAAAIWWFASARKWFTGPKQNLIEKAAHGEQTLPNAPE, encoded by the coding sequence ATGAGCGCTGACCCTGTCCCCAGCACCGACGAAGAACGCCTTGCCCAGCTCGGATACCAGCAGGAACTCCATCGGCGGCTGTCCGGCTTCTCGAACTTCGCGGTCTCCTTCTCGATCATCTCCATCCTGGCCGGTGCCATCACGTCGTACGGGATCGCCATGACGGCCGGTGGGCCGATCGCCATCACCCTCGGGTGGTTGTTCGTCGGCGTCATGGTCACCTTCGTCGCCCTCGCGATGGCCGAGGTGTGCTCGGCCTATCCCACCGCCGGGGCCCTCTACTGGTGGGCGGCCGCGCTGGCGAAACGCCGCAAAGCCGCCTGGGCGTGGTTCGTGGGCTGGTTTAACTTCCTCGGCGAGGTGGCGGTCACCGCGGCCATCGACTTCGGCGCGGCCATCACCACGGCCGCGTTCCTCGGGCTGACCTTCGACATGACGGTCACGGCCGGTCGCACCTTCCTCATCTTCCTGGTCATCATCGTGGTGCACGGGCTGCTCAACACCTTCGGTGTCAGCCTGGTGCGGTTGCTGTCGGACGTCAGCGCGTGGTGGCACCTGGTCGGGGTCGCCGTCATCGTCGGGGTGCTGGCGATCGTCCCGGACAGCCACAAGCCTCTGTCGGAGGTGTTCACCGAGGTCCACAACTCGACCGGGTTCGGGTTCGCGGGAGCCGGCGCTTATGCCGTACTCATCGGGCTGTTGATGGCGCAGTACACGTACACCGGGTATGACGCCTCGGCACATGTGGCCGAGGAGACGCACGATGCGGCGCGGGCAGCACCCCGGGGCATCGTGATGTCCGTTGTGGTCTCGGTGATCGCCGGTTTTGTCCTGCTCGTCGCGATCACCTGGTCGATCCAGGACTACGCGGCGGAGCAGGCCACCGACCTGGGCCTGCCGCCGGCGCAGATCTTCATCGACGCCGTGGGGCACGACCTCGGCACGTTCCTCCTCTTCATCTGCATGGTCGCGCAATGGTTCTGCGGCATGGCCTCGGTGACTGCCAACTCCCGGATGGCGTACGCCTTCGCGCGCGACGGGGCGCTGCCGGGCTCGCGGTGGTGGAAGCAGGTCAACCCGCGCACCGGGACGCCGACCAACTCGATCTGGCTCTGTGTGACCATCAGCACGATTCTGGTCCTGCCGTCGCTCTGGAACACCACCGCTTACCTCGCGGCGACATCAATCGCGGTCATCGGTCTCTACATCGCGTACGTGGGACCGGTCCTGTTGCGCCGGCTGAACCCGGATTTCCAGCCGGGACCGTGGCACCTCGGCCGGTGGAGCGCGCCGATCGGGTGGCTCGCGATCGGTTGGGTGGTCGTCATCTGCGTGCTGTTCGTGCTGCCCACGGCGAGCCCGATCACCGCGAGCACCTTCAACTACACGATTGTCGCGGTGCTCGTCGTGGTCGGCGCGGCGGCGATCTGGTGGTTCGCCAGCGCCCGGAAGTGGTTCACCGGGCCGAAGCAGAACCTGATCGAAAAAGCCGCCCACGGCGAGCAGACCCTCCCCAACGCGCCCGAGTGA
- a CDS encoding HD domain-containing protein, with amino-acid sequence MTNPALARALTESSLRPLPAAASELLVLLDSPPRLGAHLRAVHDVAWSLTDRLGRRRPDLDFDTTAVLFGAATHDIGKVIHREELSHPGHRHEAAGRDLLLSYGVPWHLARFAGTHGDWESPDAGLEDLLVSLADKVWKGARVRSLEDRVAAHLGGLPWEAFLILDEVVQEVAADADARLAFQGSFSV; translated from the coding sequence GTGACAAACCCTGCCCTCGCCCGCGCGCTGACCGAGTCGTCCCTGCGCCCGCTACCCGCCGCCGCGAGCGAGTTGCTGGTCCTGCTCGATTCCCCGCCCAGGCTGGGTGCACACCTGCGGGCCGTGCACGATGTGGCCTGGTCATTGACCGATCGGCTGGGCCGCAGGCGGCCCGATCTGGACTTCGACACAACCGCGGTGCTGTTCGGCGCGGCCACCCACGACATCGGCAAGGTCATCCACCGCGAGGAGCTCTCCCACCCCGGGCATCGGCACGAGGCCGCCGGGCGAGACCTTTTGCTTTCGTACGGGGTGCCGTGGCACCTCGCACGTTTCGCCGGCACCCACGGGGACTGGGAATCGCCGGACGCGGGGCTGGAGGATCTGCTCGTGAGTCTCGCCGACAAGGTGTGGAAAGGTGCCCGGGTGCGATCTTTGGAGGACCGGGTCGCGGCGCATCTGGGCGGCCTGCCGTGGGAGGCGTTCCTGATCCTGGACGAGGTGGTTCAGGAGGTGGCCGCCGATGCCGACGCGCGGCTCGCTTTCCAGGGGTCCTTTTCCGTTTAG